Proteins from a single region of Parasedimentitalea psychrophila:
- a CDS encoding DUF2061 domain-containing protein, with protein sequence METRVRSLVKALIWNIIGLGSMALVGFLATGSIAVGGVIALINTAIGFTLYLLYERIWSRIGWGRDHV encoded by the coding sequence ATGGAAACGCGGGTACGGTCGCTGGTCAAGGCGCTTATTTGGAATATCATCGGCTTGGGGTCGATGGCGCTGGTTGGATTTCTGGCCACCGGATCGATTGCCGTGGGTGGGGTGATCGCGCTGATCAACACCGCGATCGGGTTCACCCTGTATCTTCTGTACGAGCGGATTTGGTCGCGTATTGGCTGGGGCCGAGACCATGTCTGA
- a CDS encoding GlxA family transcriptional regulator: MKSAKNILQPEHRPLKTAVLVLDECNTLSFAAVVDPMRAANRLAGRHAFDWDYVTATDEPAMLTSGLTVPGIPLARLQGCELLIVVAGFQLARHATPSLLAGLRRIAATGATIAGIDGGPWLLAEAGLLDGHAATTHWEDLDNFANRFPEVDTRQDRFTLSEGRLTSGGATPAIEMMLHIIGARHGIGFASRVAGLFLYDGPSAPTRPQSRLGSQKHNALTAKANALMESSLDEPLPLSHIAENLGTSPRSLQQQFRLRLNTTPQDHYLQLRLAEARRLVTDTDLPLMDVAVATGFTSQSSFARAFRTAHGSTARDLRQDATLPLRH, encoded by the coding sequence ATGAAATCCGCAAAAAACATACTTCAACCAGAACACCGTCCGCTGAAAACAGCGGTGCTGGTGCTGGACGAATGCAACACCCTCTCTTTTGCCGCCGTGGTCGATCCGATGCGCGCCGCTAACCGGCTGGCTGGGCGTCACGCCTTTGACTGGGATTATGTCACCGCCACCGACGAGCCCGCAATGCTGACCAGCGGCTTGACAGTGCCGGGCATCCCACTGGCCCGGCTGCAGGGCTGCGAGCTGCTGATTGTGGTGGCCGGCTTCCAACTGGCCCGCCACGCCACCCCCAGCCTGCTGGCAGGTCTGCGCCGCATCGCTGCCACCGGTGCGACGATAGCGGGCATCGACGGCGGCCCCTGGCTGCTGGCCGAGGCCGGCTTGCTAGATGGCCATGCCGCCACCACCCACTGGGAGGATCTGGACAATTTCGCCAACCGCTTCCCCGAGGTTGACACCCGCCAGGACCGCTTCACCCTGTCCGAAGGCCGCCTGACCTCGGGCGGTGCCACCCCTGCGATCGAGATGATGTTGCATATCATTGGTGCGCGCCACGGCATCGGCTTTGCCTCCCGCGTCGCCGGGCTGTTCCTCTATGATGGCCCCAGCGCCCCAACCCGGCCGCAAAGCCGCCTGGGCAGCCAGAAGCACAACGCACTCACCGCCAAGGCCAATGCACTGATGGAATCCTCGTTGGACGAACCGCTGCCGCTCAGCCACATCGCCGAGAACCTGGGCACCAGCCCGCGCAGCCTGCAGCAACAGTTCCGCCTGCGCCTGAACACCACCCCGCAAGACCACTACCTGCAGCTGCGCCTGGCCGAGGCCCGCCGCCTGGTGACAGACACCGATCTGCCGCTAATGGATGTGGCCGTTGCCACCGGCTTCACCTCGCAATCCAGCTTTGCCCGCGCCTTTCGCACCGCCCATGGCAGCACCGCCCGCGATCTGCGTCAGGACGCCACCCTGCCCCTGCGGCACTAG
- a CDS encoding aldo/keto reductase yields the protein MKMNPLGRTGLQVSELCLGTMTYGTQTSQQEAHAQIDYALAAGVNFVDTAEMYPVNPVRKDTTGRSEEIIGAWNARTGRRGDYILATKHSGEGLGIVRDGAPISSQTIAATIEGSLKRLQTDYIDLYQFHWPNRGSYMFRKNWSYDPSTQNREETLANMVDCLEALQAQVDKGNIRAFGLSNESAWGTAQWLRLAAEAGAPRVASIQNEYSLLCRLYDTDLAELSVNEDVGLLAFSPLAAGLLSGKYQDGAVPAGSRKSLVPGLGGRDVPRVYDAVAAYLDIAARHGLDVVHMALAWCRTRPFIASAIFGATTQAQLEHLLGAVDVQLSDEVLKEIDQAHRAHPMPY from the coding sequence ATGAAAATGAATCCGCTAGGCCGCACCGGCCTGCAGGTCTCGGAACTGTGTCTCGGCACAATGACCTACGGTACCCAGACCTCGCAGCAAGAGGCCCATGCGCAGATCGATTATGCGCTGGCGGCGGGGGTGAATTTTGTCGACACTGCCGAAATGTATCCGGTCAATCCGGTGCGCAAGGACACCACCGGTCGCAGTGAAGAGATCATTGGCGCGTGGAATGCCAGGACTGGCCGCCGGGGCGATTATATTCTGGCCACCAAACACTCGGGCGAGGGGCTGGGCATCGTGCGGGACGGTGCACCGATTTCAAGCCAGACCATTGCCGCAACAATCGAGGGCTCGTTGAAGCGGTTGCAGACGGATTACATCGATCTGTATCAGTTTCACTGGCCCAATCGCGGCAGCTATATGTTCCGTAAAAACTGGAGCTATGATCCCTCAACGCAGAACCGCGAAGAGACCCTGGCCAATATGGTCGATTGTCTGGAGGCGCTGCAAGCCCAGGTCGACAAGGGCAATATCCGCGCCTTTGGCCTGTCCAATGAGAGCGCCTGGGGTACCGCGCAATGGCTGCGGCTGGCGGCGGAGGCCGGGGCGCCTCGGGTGGCCTCGATCCAGAATGAATACTCGCTGCTGTGCCGGTTGTATGACACTGATCTGGCTGAGCTGAGCGTCAACGAAGATGTCGGGCTGCTGGCGTTTTCACCGCTGGCTGCCGGGTTGTTGAGTGGCAAGTATCAGGATGGCGCGGTGCCTGCTGGATCGCGCAAATCGCTGGTCCCTGGGCTGGGCGGGCGGGACGTGCCCCGGGTCTATGATGCGGTGGCGGCCTATCTGGACATTGCAGCACGGCATGGGTTGGACGTGGTTCACATGGCGCTGGCCTGGTGCCGGACAAGGCCCTTCATCGCCTCGGCGATATTCGGAGCCACCACGCAGGCGCAGCTGGAGCATCTGTTGGGCGCGGTGGATGTTCAGTTGAGTGATGAGGTTCTGAAGGAGATCGATCAGGCGCATCGGGCCCATCCGATGCCGTATTGA
- a CDS encoding fatty acid desaturase: protein MSEHLPKGPEWRTLLLIVACYGLWFATLLLLPEISLVLAISVSAILVAFHSSLTHEALHGHPFRLRWLNETLMAPQLNMAIPYNRFRDTHLEHHRDENLTDPYDDPESNFLDPEVWQRMSRGMRWMYRANNTLLGRILLGPLIGQVCFLAGDARAAGRGEWAVIWAWLLHLPGLALVLWAVSLTPMPFWAYAIAAYLGLGLVKIRTFLEHRAHDQMHARTVLVEDSGPLGFLFLNNNLHVVHHLHPGVPWYALPRLYRDRRDAFRDANGHYTYTCYGQVFRRYFLRSKDPVPHPLWHPDA, encoded by the coding sequence ATGTCTGAACATCTGCCCAAAGGCCCGGAATGGCGCACCCTATTGCTGATCGTGGCCTGCTATGGGCTGTGGTTTGCAACCCTGTTGCTGCTGCCCGAAATCAGTCTGGTACTGGCGATTTCGGTCAGTGCCATTCTGGTCGCCTTTCACTCTTCGCTGACCCATGAGGCGCTGCATGGGCATCCTTTTCGGCTGCGGTGGTTGAACGAGACCCTGATGGCGCCTCAGCTGAACATGGCGATCCCCTATAACAGGTTTCGCGATACCCATCTGGAGCATCACCGCGATGAAAACCTGACCGATCCCTATGACGACCCGGAAAGCAATTTTCTGGACCCAGAGGTGTGGCAGCGGATGTCGCGGGGGATGCGTTGGATGTACCGGGCCAACAACACCCTGTTGGGGCGCATCCTGTTGGGGCCACTGATTGGTCAGGTCTGTTTCCTGGCCGGAGATGCCCGCGCTGCCGGGCGAGGTGAGTGGGCGGTAATCTGGGCCTGGCTGCTGCATCTGCCGGGACTGGCGCTGGTGCTGTGGGCGGTCAGTCTGACGCCGATGCCATTTTGGGCCTATGCCATCGCCGCCTACCTGGGGCTGGGACTGGTCAAAATCCGCACCTTCCTGGAGCACCGGGCCCATGACCAGATGCATGCGCGCACCGTTCTGGTCGAAGACAGTGGTCCGCTGGGCTTTCTGTTTCTCAACAATAACCTGCATGTGGTGCACCATCTGCACCCCGGCGTGCCCTGGTATGCGCTGCCGCGCCTGTACCGGGACCGCCGGGACGCGTTCAGGGATGCCAATGGGCATTATACCTATACCTGCTATGGGCAGGTGTTCCGTCGCTATTTCCTGCGTAGCAAGGATCCGGTGCCGCATCCTCTCTGGCATCCGGATGCGTAA
- a CDS encoding helix-turn-helix domain-containing protein, whose product MSIKIDKRTRAEQFRLRLIRALRDSGLSQSALARQISVDRSTISQLVGGDGARLPNAHVVGACASALGVSADWLLSLSDRPESAAELLAGALSLSEAPRALVDARIFDWHREAAGYKIRHVPATLPDMMKTRALLEWEYTPHLGRTAGQAIGASEDRLAWMRQSQSDYEIAMPIYELHSFAHGTGYYQDLPLQTRIEQLDNFERLCTQLYPRLRVYLFDAKRLYSSPLTIFGPLLCVFYAGSHYMAFRDSDRIETFTQHFDTLIREADLTARQLPDHLRALKASLTG is encoded by the coding sequence ATGAGTATAAAAATCGACAAACGCACCCGAGCTGAGCAATTCCGCCTACGGTTGATTCGAGCCCTGCGCGACAGCGGCCTCAGCCAAAGCGCCCTGGCGCGACAAATCAGCGTCGATCGCTCCACCATTTCGCAACTGGTGGGCGGCGATGGCGCCCGGCTTCCCAACGCCCATGTGGTTGGCGCCTGTGCCAGCGCTCTGGGGGTCTCGGCCGACTGGCTGCTCAGCCTGTCTGATCGCCCCGAAAGTGCGGCCGAACTGCTGGCGGGCGCCCTGTCCCTGTCCGAGGCCCCGCGGGCGCTGGTGGATGCCCGCATCTTTGACTGGCACCGCGAGGCGGCGGGCTACAAGATCCGCCATGTGCCCGCCACCCTGCCCGATATGATGAAGACCCGCGCCCTGCTGGAATGGGAATATACCCCGCATCTGGGGCGCACCGCCGGCCAGGCCATTGGCGCCTCCGAGGACCGGCTGGCCTGGATGCGGCAGTCACAGTCGGACTATGAAATCGCCATGCCCATTTATGAGCTGCACAGCTTTGCCCATGGCACTGGCTATTATCAGGACTTGCCACTGCAGACCCGCATTGAACAGCTCGATAACTTTGAGCGCCTCTGCACCCAGCTCTATCCCCGGCTGCGAGTCTATCTGTTTGATGCCAAACGGCTGTACTCGTCGCCGCTGACCATCTTTGGACCATTGCTCTGCGTCTTCTATGCCGGCTCGCACTATATGGCCTTTCGCGACAGCGACCGGATCGAGACCTTCACCCAGCATTTTGACACACTGATCCGCGAGGCCGATCTGACCGCAAGGCAATTACCCGACCACCTGCGCGCACTTAAAGCAAGCCTCACCGGCTAG
- a CDS encoding carnitine 3-dehydrogenase translates to MTTAAIIGGGVIGGGWAARFLLNGWDVRVFDPDPEAERKIGEVLDNARRSLPGLGNVALPSEGSLSFHPSIAEAVSGATWVQESVPERLDLKQKVYGELQQHCAANVVIGSSTSGFKPSQLQEGHANAGQIVVAHPFNPVYLLPLIELVGTEVNPPELIARAKEIITSIGMYPLHLRKEIDAHIADRFLEAVWREALWLVKDGIASTEEIDNAIRYGFGIRWAQMGLFETYRVAGGEAGMKHFMAQFGPCLTEPWTKLMDVPEFTDELVDLIADQSDEQSGMHSIRQLERIRDDNLVGMMRAMSANDWGAGALQNAQDKAREGEAGLLSHVDQMTDLSQPVLTLNRTVPLDWTDYNGHMTESRYLDAFAQSTDRLMIMIGCDADYIASGGSYFTAETHIRHIDEIHAGHAIQVRTQVIMGAGKKMHLWHEMYEGDRLLATGEHMLLHVDLATRRSAPPAPHVEAALVKLAQAHAALSAPDGLGRAIGAPR, encoded by the coding sequence ATGACAACAGCAGCAATTATTGGCGGCGGTGTAATCGGTGGTGGCTGGGCCGCGCGGTTCCTGCTGAACGGCTGGGACGTGCGGGTGTTTGACCCGGACCCTGAGGCCGAGCGCAAAATTGGCGAGGTGCTGGACAATGCGCGCCGCAGTCTGCCGGGCTTGGGCAATGTGGCATTGCCGTCTGAGGGAAGCCTGAGCTTTCACCCGAGCATTGCCGAGGCGGTGTCTGGCGCGACCTGGGTGCAGGAAAGCGTGCCCGAGCGGTTGGATCTGAAGCAGAAAGTCTACGGCGAGCTGCAACAACACTGTGCTGCTAACGTGGTGATTGGTTCCTCCACCAGCGGTTTTAAACCGTCGCAATTGCAGGAAGGCCACGCAAATGCCGGGCAGATCGTCGTCGCGCATCCGTTCAACCCGGTCTACCTGCTGCCGCTGATCGAACTGGTCGGCACCGAAGTAAATCCGCCCGAATTGATCGCCCGCGCCAAAGAGATCATCACTAGCATTGGCATGTACCCGCTGCACTTGCGCAAAGAAATTGATGCGCATATCGCTGATCGCTTCCTCGAGGCGGTCTGGCGTGAGGCGCTGTGGCTGGTCAAGGACGGCATCGCCTCGACCGAGGAAATCGACAACGCGATCCGTTATGGCTTTGGCATTCGCTGGGCGCAGATGGGGCTGTTTGAAACTTACCGCGTGGCGGGCGGTGAGGCCGGAATGAAACATTTCATGGCGCAGTTTGGCCCCTGCCTGACGGAACCCTGGACCAAACTGATGGATGTGCCCGAGTTCACCGACGAGCTGGTGGATCTGATCGCCGATCAGTCGGATGAGCAATCCGGCATGCATTCGATCCGCCAGTTGGAGCGCATTCGCGATGATAACCTTGTCGGTATGATGCGGGCGATGTCGGCCAATGACTGGGGTGCCGGCGCGTTGCAGAATGCGCAGGACAAGGCGCGCGAAGGCGAGGCAGGACTGCTGAGCCATGTGGACCAGATGACGGATCTGTCGCAGCCGGTGCTGACCTTGAACCGCACGGTGCCGCTGGACTGGACCGACTACAACGGTCACATGACCGAAAGTCGTTACTTGGATGCCTTTGCCCAGTCCACCGACCGGCTGATGATAATGATCGGTTGTGACGCCGACTATATCGCCTCGGGCGGCAGCTATTTTACCGCCGAAACCCATATCCGCCACATTGACGAGATCCACGCGGGCCATGCCATTCAGGTCAGAACCCAGGTGATCATGGGGGCGGGCAAGAAGATGCATCTGTGGCATGAAATGTATGAGGGTGACCGGTTGCTGGCCACCGGTGAGCACATGTTGCTGCATGTGGATCTGGCGACCCGTCGATCCGCACCGCCAGCCCCTCATGTGGAGGCGGCGCTGGTGAAGCTGGCGCAGGCGCATGCCGCGCTATCGGCGCCTGATGGTTTAGGCCGCGCTATTGGGGCACCACGATAA
- a CDS encoding SDR family oxidoreductase, translated as MARVLITAGASGIGRAMGEGFAAAGYEVWVTDVNEAGLAALPSSWITHRANAASEDDMRVVFAAVAAAGGGLDVLCANAGVAGPTAKIEDVALADWQACVSVNLEGAFLAAKYATPMMKAAGAGSIIVTSSTAGQYGYPNRAPYSAAKWAVIGLTKTLAMELGPHGIRANVICPGAVEGPRIEGVLEREAAAKGMTRDEVYDGYAAGTSMGSFVEASDIANMAVFLASDAARLVSGQVIAVDGHTVNPDPKV; from the coding sequence ATGGCGCGGGTTCTGATCACCGCAGGTGCCTCCGGTATTGGCCGCGCCATGGGCGAGGGATTTGCCGCAGCGGGCTACGAGGTCTGGGTTACCGATGTGAATGAGGCCGGATTGGCGGCGCTGCCATCCAGCTGGATCACCCACCGCGCCAATGCCGCCAGCGAAGACGATATGCGGGTGGTGTTTGCGGCTGTGGCTGCGGCGGGCGGCGGGCTGGATGTGCTCTGTGCCAATGCAGGCGTCGCCGGGCCAACCGCCAAGATTGAGGATGTGGCGCTGGCGGACTGGCAGGCCTGCGTTAGCGTCAATTTGGAAGGCGCGTTTCTGGCGGCGAAATACGCAACACCGATGATGAAGGCTGCGGGGGCGGGGTCGATCATCGTGACCTCCTCAACCGCAGGGCAATACGGCTATCCCAACCGGGCGCCCTATTCGGCGGCGAAATGGGCGGTGATCGGGCTGACCAAAACGCTGGCGATGGAGCTGGGCCCACACGGCATTCGCGCCAATGTGATCTGTCCGGGCGCCGTCGAAGGCCCCCGGATCGAGGGGGTGCTGGAGCGCGAAGCGGCGGCCAAGGGGATGACCCGGGATGAGGTCTATGACGGCTATGCTGCTGGCACCTCGATGGGGAGTTTTGTCGAAGCCAGTGATATTGCCAATATGGCGGTCTTTCTGGCCTCGGATGCGGCCCGTCTGGTGTCGGGGCAGGTGATCGCGGTGGATGGCCACACCGTGAACCCGGACCCAAAAGTCTAG
- a CDS encoding rhodanese-like domain-containing protein encodes MPQIITKGIKALLAEANDVVTRLPVAEAKKLVASDDYVFIDLRDIRELRRAGLIPGAFSCPRGMLEFWIDPDSPYHKPVFNQDKTYVFYCASAWRSALSAKVAMEMGLKPVMHLEGGFGEWLKQGGPVVPQES; translated from the coding sequence ATGCCGCAGATCATCACCAAGGGCATCAAGGCGCTACTGGCCGAAGCCAATGATGTTGTCACCAGACTGCCGGTGGCCGAGGCCAAGAAGCTGGTAGCCAGCGACGATTATGTCTTCATCGACCTGCGCGACATCCGCGAGTTGCGCCGCGCAGGCCTGATCCCGGGGGCGTTTTCCTGCCCGCGCGGTATGCTGGAGTTCTGGATCGACCCCGACAGCCCCTACCACAAACCGGTGTTCAATCAGGACAAAACTTATGTGTTCTACTGCGCCAGCGCCTGGCGCTCGGCGCTCAGTGCCAAAGTGGCAATGGAGATGGGGCTAAAGCCGGTGATGCATCTTGAGGGTGGCTTTGGCGAATGGCTCAAACAGGGCGGCCCTGTGGTGCCCCAGGAGAGCTGA
- a CDS encoding YceI family protein, whose translation MFQRRHALILLASAWVLPSVALGAPVRYQLDPAKSHVGFKFKLNGVTQNGSMPIERADITIDPQRLSRSRIDVTVTAAQSRTGLIFITRAMTGPDVLNTAQFPTIRFVSRHITLGDSGRISDGARIRGDLTLRGVTRSVTLQAALYRPPGTAADDLSQLDVVLRGGLSRADFGASGFPDLVADTVILDIRARINAVK comes from the coding sequence ATGTTTCAAAGACGCCACGCCCTGATCCTGCTTGCAAGCGCCTGGGTCCTGCCCTCGGTCGCCTTGGGCGCGCCGGTCCGCTACCAGCTGGATCCGGCCAAGTCGCATGTTGGCTTTAAGTTCAAACTGAACGGCGTCACCCAAAATGGTTCGATGCCGATTGAGCGGGCCGATATCACCATTGACCCGCAACGCCTGTCCAGGTCACGGATTGATGTGACCGTGACTGCCGCGCAGTCGCGCACCGGACTGATCTTTATCACCCGGGCGATGACCGGCCCTGACGTTCTGAACACCGCGCAGTTTCCCACCATCCGGTTTGTCTCCCGCCACATCACCCTGGGCGACTCGGGGCGAATATCCGACGGGGCGCGAATACGGGGGGACCTGACGTTGCGCGGGGTGACCAGATCGGTCACCTTGCAAGCGGCGCTGTATCGGCCACCCGGCACTGCGGCAGATGATCTGAGCCAATTGGATGTGGTGTTGCGCGGCGGCCTTAGCCGCGCTGACTTTGGCGCCTCGGGATTTCCCGATCTGGTCGCAGATACCGTGATCCTGGACATCCGCGCCCGGATCAACGCAGTCAAATAA
- a CDS encoding DMT family transporter, translating to MSLWIPVAIAAATFQTVRFMLQKVLASVTLSAAGATFSRFAYSAPFILIGLATYLYVSGRAFPALTPGFWLFATIGGLSQILATICVVALFKQRNFAVGITFKKTEVIQTAIVGLLVLGDQISNWGWVAIALGLSAVLVLSKTPGSSGPWWQHLTNKAAKLGLGSGVLFAFSAVSYRGASLQLGDLQPAFRAGVTLAVVVSLQCLMMLIWLGWRDRDEIARVWAARRMAIWVGLTSMGGSFCWFWAFSMQNAAYVKALGQVELLLSILATVLFFKEKITKREIMGMALLVLSILALVLAL from the coding sequence ATGAGTTTATGGATTCCAGTCGCGATTGCGGCCGCTACATTTCAAACCGTTCGGTTCATGCTGCAAAAGGTTCTGGCCAGTGTCACCCTGTCTGCGGCCGGGGCGACCTTTTCGCGCTTTGCCTACTCGGCACCGTTTATCCTGATCGGGCTGGCGACCTATCTTTACGTCTCAGGCCGGGCGTTTCCGGCGCTGACACCGGGGTTTTGGTTGTTTGCCACCATTGGCGGGCTGTCGCAGATCCTGGCGACGATCTGCGTGGTGGCCCTGTTCAAGCAACGCAATTTTGCCGTGGGAATCACCTTTAAGAAAACCGAAGTTATCCAGACTGCAATTGTCGGCCTGCTGGTGCTGGGCGATCAGATCAGCAACTGGGGCTGGGTGGCGATTGCCTTGGGGTTGAGCGCGGTGCTGGTGCTGTCAAAGACGCCGGGAAGCAGTGGGCCCTGGTGGCAGCATCTGACCAATAAGGCGGCAAAGCTGGGGCTGGGGTCTGGGGTGCTGTTTGCCTTTTCCGCCGTCAGCTATCGCGGTGCGTCGTTGCAACTGGGCGATCTGCAGCCTGCCTTTCGCGCAGGCGTGACCCTGGCGGTGGTGGTCAGCCTGCAATGCCTGATGATGCTGATCTGGCTGGGCTGGCGTGACCGGGATGAGATCGCCCGGGTCTGGGCCGCGCGACGGATGGCGATCTGGGTTGGCCTAACCAGCATGGGCGGTTCGTTCTGCTGGTTCTGGGCCTTTTCGATGCAGAATGCGGCTTATGTCAAGGCGCTGGGGCAGGTCGAGCTGCTGCTGTCAATTCTGGCAACAGTATTGTTTTTCAAGGAAAAAATCACCAAGCGCGAGATCATGGGGATGGCTTTGCTAGTGCTGTCGATCCTGGCTTTGGTGCTGGCGCTATAA
- a CDS encoding BKACE family enzyme, whose product MPLNMTKDVFITCAVTGSGSSQDRSPHVPRSPAQIAESAIAAAKAGAAIVHCHVRDPETGAPSRDLGLYRELTDRIRESEVDMVLNLTAGMGGDMVFGDVENPLPVNAAGTDMIGATARMAHVAECLPEICTLDCGTMNFAEADYVMTNTPGMLRSMGQMMTDLGVKPEIEAFDTGHLWFAKELVKEGVLDGPALVQLCMGVPWGAPNDLNTFMAMVNNVPESWNWSAFSLGRDQMAYVAASILAGGNVRVGLEDNLWLGKGQLAENWQLVERAGTIIENMGARVMGPEAVREKLGLVKRAPLAK is encoded by the coding sequence ATGCCTCTGAATATGACCAAAGACGTCTTTATCACCTGTGCGGTGACCGGCTCGGGAAGCAGCCAGGATCGCAGCCCACATGTGCCGCGCTCGCCAGCGCAAATTGCCGAAAGCGCCATTGCGGCGGCCAAAGCCGGTGCTGCCATTGTGCACTGCCATGTGCGTGATCCCGAAACCGGCGCTCCGAGCCGTGATCTGGGCCTGTACCGTGAACTCACCGATCGCATCCGCGAGTCCGAGGTGGACATGGTTCTGAACCTGACCGCTGGCATGGGCGGTGATATGGTGTTTGGCGATGTCGAGAACCCGCTGCCAGTGAATGCCGCGGGCACCGATATGATCGGCGCCACCGCGCGGATGGCGCATGTGGCGGAATGCCTGCCGGAGATCTGCACGCTGGACTGCGGCACCATGAATTTCGCCGAAGCCGATTACGTGATGACCAACACGCCCGGCATGTTGCGCAGCATGGGTCAGATGATGACCGATCTGGGTGTAAAGCCCGAGATTGAGGCCTTTGACACCGGCCATCTTTGGTTTGCCAAAGAGCTGGTGAAAGAGGGCGTGCTGGACGGTCCGGCGCTGGTGCAGCTGTGCATGGGGGTGCCATGGGGCGCGCCGAATGATCTGAACACCTTCATGGCGATGGTCAATAATGTGCCGGAGAGCTGGAACTGGTCGGCGTTCTCGCTTGGCCGTGATCAGATGGCCTATGTGGCGGCCTCAATCCTGGCGGGCGGCAATGTGCGCGTTGGGCTGGAGGACAATCTGTGGTTGGGCAAGGGTCAGCTGGCCGAGAACTGGCAGCTGGTCGAGCGCGCGGGCACCATCATTGAAAACATGGGTGCGCGGGTGATGGGTCCAGAAGCAGTGCGTGAGAAGCTGGGTCTGGTGAAGCGGGCGCCACTGGCGAAGTAA
- a CDS encoding ImuA family protein — MSSHMLHPPSHHPPSHHRPQVSICDGIALDYGRTHEVCGPARRSFALWLAAAMTGPVLWISPAWEADQLNPDGMMDFTCPSRFLFLRATRQDDLLWATEEALRAGQLPLVVTDLSAPPALKPVRRLHLAAQNGGRHGPQPLGLLLTPGCGGAAGIESRWHLAPDHREQHRQWLLQRLRARTLPPCSWRLRQSAPRAGLEEVQEPLTVLS; from the coding sequence ATGTCGTCTCACATGCTGCACCCCCCGTCTCACCACCCCCCGTCTCACCACCGCCCGCAGGTCTCGATCTGTGACGGTATAGCCCTGGATTATGGCCGCACCCATGAGGTCTGCGGCCCTGCCCGGCGCAGCTTTGCCCTATGGCTGGCGGCAGCCATGACAGGGCCGGTGCTGTGGATCTCACCCGCCTGGGAGGCGGATCAACTGAACCCGGACGGGATGATGGATTTTACCTGCCCCAGCCGTTTTTTGTTTCTGCGCGCCACCCGTCAGGACGATCTGCTCTGGGCCACCGAAGAGGCCCTGCGCGCAGGTCAGCTGCCGCTGGTGGTGACGGACCTGTCGGCGCCGCCAGCCCTGAAACCGGTGCGGCGCCTGCATCTGGCGGCGCAAAACGGCGGCCGTCATGGGCCACAGCCGCTGGGATTGCTGCTGACACCGGGCTGCGGCGGCGCCGCTGGCATCGAGAGCCGCTGGCATCTGGCCCCTGACCACCGGGAGCAGCACCGCCAGTGGCTGTTGCAACGGCTGCGCGCCCGCACCCTGCCACCCTGCAGCTGGCGATTGCGCCAGTCCGCCCCCCGCGCCGGGCTGGAGGAGGTGCAGGAGCCGCTGACGGTTTTGTCCTGA